Proteins encoded by one window of Kribbella italica:
- a CDS encoding ABC transporter permease codes for MSTAAVGRRRWNPSLLVGGFIVVVIVLLALVSFVWTPYDATLVDPAGRLASPSWEHWLGTDKFGRDIFSQLMVGSRTTLFVGLVAVGVAAVIGVPLGILAAMTRRWSSELIMRANDLLLAFPALLLAIMFGAVFGASTLTAMVAIGIATIPSFARVIRSGGLQVMRTEYVLAARAAGRRPLPIAVRHVLPNVVSLITVQASVSFAIAVLAEAALSFLGYGTPPPTPSWGRMLQESQEFLFSAPRLAVFPGLAIAIAVLGFNLLGDGLRDHFDPKLEDRR; via the coding sequence ATGAGCACCGCTGCTGTCGGGCGCCGCCGCTGGAACCCCAGCCTGCTCGTCGGCGGCTTCATCGTTGTCGTGATCGTCCTGCTCGCCCTGGTGTCCTTCGTCTGGACGCCGTACGACGCGACGCTGGTCGACCCCGCCGGCCGCCTGGCCTCGCCGTCGTGGGAGCACTGGCTCGGAACCGACAAGTTCGGCCGCGACATCTTCAGCCAGCTCATGGTCGGCTCGCGGACAACGCTCTTCGTCGGCCTGGTCGCCGTCGGCGTCGCGGCCGTGATCGGTGTCCCGCTCGGCATCCTCGCCGCGATGACCCGGCGCTGGTCGAGCGAACTCATCATGCGCGCCAATGATCTGCTGCTCGCCTTCCCGGCGCTGCTCCTGGCCATCATGTTCGGCGCCGTCTTCGGCGCCAGCACCCTCACTGCCATGGTTGCCATCGGCATCGCCACGATCCCCAGCTTCGCCCGCGTGATCCGCAGCGGTGGGCTGCAGGTGATGCGCACCGAGTACGTCCTGGCCGCCCGCGCCGCCGGGCGCCGGCCGCTGCCGATCGCCGTACGGCACGTCCTGCCGAACGTCGTCAGCCTGATCACGGTGCAGGCGTCGGTCTCCTTCGCCATCGCCGTACTGGCCGAGGCCGCACTGTCCTTCCTCGGCTACGGCACGCCGCCACCGACACCGTCGTGGGGCCGAATGCTCCAGGAATCCCAGGAGTTCCTCTTCAGCGCGCCGCGCCTCGCCGTCTTTCCAGGCCTCGCGATCGCCATCGCCGTCCTCGGCTTCAACCTCCTCGGCGACGGCCTCCGAGACCACTTCGACCCCAAACTGGAGGACCGCCGATGA
- a CDS encoding ABC transporter permease, translated as MILRLVERTAVLLVSLAVSSVLVFAFLAVLPGDPARVALGVNASDDAVAELRNQFGLDRPLPTQYADWLTGLLHGDFGTSYISKAEIGPQISDRFQVTLWLVVVGMVIALLVAAPAGTVMAARHRKVSGLALSAVSQVGVAVPAFLAGILLIMLFAVKLGWLPANGWTPPAEDPGMFLRQLVLPALSLGLVQGAVLTRYVRSAVLDVLREDYLRTARAKGLRPFRALWRHGLRNAAVPVVTVLGLQLATLLIGAVVVERVFVIPGLGSLLLDGVSNRDLLVVQAVVMVLVVAVLVVNFLVDLLYVALDPRLRVSR; from the coding sequence ATGATCCTGCGTCTGGTCGAGCGGACCGCGGTGCTGCTGGTCAGCCTCGCGGTCAGCTCGGTGCTGGTGTTCGCGTTCCTCGCCGTACTGCCCGGCGATCCCGCGCGGGTCGCGCTCGGCGTCAACGCCTCCGACGACGCGGTCGCCGAGTTGCGTAACCAGTTCGGGCTCGACCGGCCGTTGCCGACCCAGTACGCCGACTGGCTGACCGGCCTGCTGCATGGCGACTTCGGCACGTCGTACATCTCGAAGGCGGAGATCGGGCCGCAGATCTCCGACCGGTTCCAGGTGACGTTGTGGCTGGTGGTCGTCGGGATGGTGATCGCGCTGCTGGTCGCGGCGCCGGCCGGGACGGTGATGGCCGCGCGGCATCGCAAGGTCTCCGGGCTCGCGCTCTCCGCGGTGTCGCAGGTGGGCGTCGCCGTACCGGCTTTCCTGGCGGGAATCCTGCTGATCATGCTGTTCGCGGTGAAGCTCGGCTGGCTGCCCGCGAACGGGTGGACGCCGCCGGCCGAAGACCCGGGGATGTTCCTGCGCCAGTTGGTGCTGCCGGCGCTGTCTTTGGGGCTCGTGCAGGGCGCGGTGCTGACGCGGTACGTGCGGAGCGCCGTGCTGGATGTACTGCGCGAGGACTACCTGCGCACCGCCCGGGCCAAGGGGCTGCGCCCCTTTCGCGCGTTATGGCGACACGGGCTGCGCAACGCCGCCGTACCGGTGGTCACTGTCCTCGGGTTACAACTTGCGACCCTGCTGATCGGCGCGGTCGTCGTCGAGCGCGTCTTCGTCATCCCCGGCCTCGGCAGCCTGCTGCTGGACGGAGTCTCGAACCGCGATCTCCTGGTGGTCCAGGCCGTGGTGATGGTGCTCGTGGTCGCCGTACTGGTGGTCAACTTCCTCGTCGACCTACTGTACGTCGCGCTGGATCCGCGGCTGCGGGTGAGCCGATGA
- a CDS encoding ABC transporter ATP-binding protein, which yields MTRPADAASPAPPVPSADAAPSAADAPGTPPAAAAAQDVLTVRGLTVSVRDLQLVSDVDLSVGPGERVGLIGESGSGKSLTALSLLGLLPEDVTATGSVRLAGIDHDLIGAGERRLSRIRGNHLAMVFQEPMTALNPTMRIADQVAETMLIHHTRSGRRTARSAAIDLLDRVELTGVARAYPHQLSGGQRQRVVLTIALANDPTLLICDEPTTALDVTVQAMVLDLILRGVTARDAALLFITHDLAVVATICQRVLVMYGGRVVESGPVHQVFTAPRHRYTEGLLAASDLESADSGEVTSAEPARRRLPTIQGTVPAAGHFPDGCVFRTRCPQATDLCTTPPPWTGTPTTGYACHHPAGAPHA from the coding sequence ATGACCCGCCCGGCGGATGCCGCGAGCCCCGCCCCGCCCGTCCCGTCGGCCGATGCGGCACCCTCGGCCGCAGACGCCCCCGGTACGCCCCCGGCCGCTGCCGCGGCCCAGGACGTCCTGACGGTGCGCGGGCTGACGGTGTCGGTCCGCGACCTCCAACTCGTCAGCGACGTCGACCTCTCCGTCGGCCCGGGGGAGCGGGTCGGCCTGATCGGCGAATCCGGCTCCGGCAAGTCCCTCACCGCTCTCAGCCTGCTCGGTCTCCTCCCCGAGGACGTCACGGCGACCGGCTCCGTACGCCTCGCCGGCATCGACCACGACCTGATCGGCGCCGGCGAACGCCGCCTGTCCCGCATCCGCGGCAACCACCTCGCGATGGTCTTCCAGGAACCGATGACAGCGCTCAACCCCACCATGCGCATCGCCGACCAGGTCGCCGAAACGATGCTCATCCACCACACCCGCTCCGGCCGTCGTACGGCGCGATCCGCGGCCATCGACCTCCTCGACCGCGTCGAACTGACCGGCGTAGCCCGCGCCTACCCCCACCAACTCTCCGGTGGCCAACGGCAACGAGTAGTCCTCACCATTGCCCTGGCCAACGATCCCACCCTCCTCATCTGCGACGAACCAACCACCGCTCTCGACGTCACCGTCCAGGCGATGGTCCTCGACCTCATCCTCCGCGGCGTCACCGCCCGCGACGCGGCCCTGCTCTTCATCACCCACGACCTCGCCGTGGTCGCGACGATCTGCCAACGCGTCCTCGTCATGTACGGCGGCCGAGTGGTCGAGTCCGGTCCCGTTCACCAGGTCTTCACCGCCCCCCGCCACCGCTACACCGAAGGCCTCCTCGCCGCCTCCGACCTGGAATCCGCCGACTCCGGCGAGGTCACCTCCGCCGAACCAGCCCGCCGCCGCCTCCCCACCATCCAAGGCACCGTCCCCGCCGCCGGCCACTTCCCCGACGGCTGCGTCTTCCGTACCCGCTGCCCCCAAGCCACCGACCTCTGCACCACCCCACCCCCCTGGACCGGCACCCCCACCACCGGCTACGCCTGCCACCACCCAGCCGGAGCCCCCCATGCCTGA
- a CDS encoding ABC transporter substrate-binding protein, whose amino-acid sequence MKSYFSPAVALFGSAALLAVAACSAGSGSSSGTGSPGADDSLAIGLVAEPASLDFTTTDGAAIPQALLGNVYNGLVKQDETGKIVPDLATSWKVSADRKTYSFTLVGNAKFTNGQAFTADDAVFSIDRVKTAWTTSLKSAMDVVQTAKAVSPTELQVTLAKPSNDWLFRMTTRIGAMFSKTGVDKLATAPVGTGPYKLGTWKRGDSIVLQRNDAYWGTKPHFGQVTLKYFKDPTALNNALLTGTINVIGTVQAPEALNQFTSNDKYQVIEGTTNGEVLLSFNNSRAPLSDLRVRQAVRAAIDHKALLDTCWAGRGKLIGSMVPPTDPWYEDLTSVAPYDLAKAKSLLQAAGATGKTLRLRLPTLPYATSCGQVVKSQLELAGLKVQIDQLEFPAAWLTAVLKNADYDLSIIAHVEPRDLGAVFNAKYYTRYDDPTLQADLAAADAGDEATQIAGMKKAARRLSEQAAGDWLFLIPNLMVADKDVKGLPQNAITESLDLSTLSR is encoded by the coding sequence GTGAAGTCCTACTTCAGCCCCGCGGTCGCGCTGTTCGGATCGGCCGCGTTGCTGGCCGTCGCGGCGTGCTCGGCCGGTTCCGGCTCGTCCTCGGGGACGGGCTCGCCCGGCGCGGACGATTCGCTCGCGATCGGGCTGGTCGCCGAGCCGGCCAGTCTGGACTTCACCACCACGGACGGTGCCGCGATTCCGCAGGCGCTGCTCGGCAACGTCTACAACGGGCTGGTCAAGCAGGACGAGACCGGCAAGATCGTGCCGGACCTGGCCACCTCCTGGAAGGTCTCGGCCGACCGCAAGACGTACAGCTTCACCCTGGTCGGCAACGCGAAGTTCACCAACGGGCAGGCGTTCACCGCCGACGACGCGGTGTTCAGCATCGACCGGGTGAAGACGGCGTGGACGACCTCGCTGAAGTCCGCGATGGACGTGGTCCAGACCGCGAAGGCGGTCTCGCCGACCGAGCTGCAGGTCACCCTGGCCAAGCCGAGCAACGACTGGCTGTTCCGGATGACGACGCGGATCGGCGCGATGTTCTCCAAGACCGGTGTCGACAAGCTGGCCACCGCCCCGGTCGGCACCGGCCCGTACAAGCTCGGCACGTGGAAGCGCGGCGACTCGATCGTGCTGCAGCGCAACGACGCCTACTGGGGGACCAAGCCGCACTTCGGCCAGGTCACGCTGAAGTACTTCAAGGACCCGACCGCGCTGAACAACGCGCTGCTCACCGGCACGATCAACGTGATCGGCACGGTCCAGGCGCCGGAGGCGCTGAACCAGTTCACCAGTAACGACAAGTACCAGGTGATCGAGGGCACGACGAACGGCGAGGTCCTGCTGTCGTTCAACAACTCCCGCGCGCCGCTGTCCGACCTCCGCGTGCGCCAGGCGGTCCGGGCCGCGATCGACCACAAGGCGCTGCTCGACACCTGCTGGGCCGGCCGCGGCAAGCTGATCGGCAGCATGGTGCCGCCGACCGATCCCTGGTACGAGGATCTGACCAGCGTCGCGCCGTACGACCTGGCCAAGGCGAAGTCGTTGCTGCAGGCAGCGGGTGCCACCGGCAAGACGCTGCGGTTGCGCTTGCCAACGTTGCCGTACGCAACCTCTTGCGGCCAGGTGGTGAAGAGCCAGCTGGAGCTGGCCGGGCTGAAGGTGCAGATCGACCAGCTCGAGTTCCCGGCGGCTTGGCTGACCGCCGTACTCAAGAACGCCGACTACGACCTGTCGATCATCGCGCACGTCGAGCCGCGCGACCTGGGCGCGGTGTTCAACGCGAAGTACTACACCCGGTACGACGACCCGACGCTGCAGGCCGACCTGGCCGCGGCCGACGCCGGTGACGAGGCGACGCAGATCGCCGGGATGAAGAAGGCGGCCCGGCGGCTGTCCGAGCAGGCGGCCGGCGACTGGCTGTTCCTGATCCCGAACCTGATGGTCGCCGACAAGGACGTGAAGGGCCTGCCGCAGAACGCGATCACCGAGTCGCTCGACCTGTCCACGCTGTCGCGATGA
- a CDS encoding MXAN_6230/SCO0854 family RING domain-containing protein: MPDALAAVLLRRRRLVDGDRLTPPVRRSAWQWLKRPLTTQAGLGALQAELIQRGFLTSVDLYRYAAGLNPLALTGFGRDLLALLDRESGADAQHVPLFRGFPESVPGNTETFYVNRVFARLLQEPEQPCVLCGEVGKVHPVSPCAHLVCRSCWDGADFSACPLCLQRIDPDDPFLEPGFDDVPADPVDGDRLRLLGLAPRDAAQLAATDLLARRSPLSVVDRADLAVLLQDADPTWLPPVVPVRETRAVVVAQLMQRHPSVVDLIETATDALRLLYVLMDADPGLRTPPVRRRSLPRAVRRTILARLDHVPLEALADDLHRHERAWKRLAENLHPFEHAARYPSAATAFALIRRTTLDPATPAHRAVLAEVARHPSIRLQNTPAGVQLATNTFASRVEGAFAADQPVAALDLLRQRPGELVRRLVHLARVLPPDAHGVLVEALGTAVSDVSPVVLTAALGQVRTPPGDLRLFFPRGGTTKVWTTVDEREPLPAPLAAALAGLLIAELLRRATALPRLRRGFLDEDLSLLAAPGSERATSSTLLRMTRGSAQPIPIDDELRLFLHWQEAPGQRVDLDLSVAVFDTDWGFVGLCDYTRLRFDQDALVHSGDLTSAPGPLGATEFVDLDLTAVRRVGGRYLLPVVFSYNNIPFDRLRRGFAGVMRRPSGLFDPLAVEDRFDLSGPAKILMPFGVDLHTKELRWYDVNLSAAGYRHSIAKYAGQLALMSAALEEVHGSGDRVSLWEIACWHAAARTDEVVVRCADGSVVGYVRTPDEDTTTFAHRLTTRREPDRVWDTDAAQRADFVAVITADDLTPPPGATVYALHPRLLDPTTHNLIAAPTLLSPLTPDTRARLATH; encoded by the coding sequence ATGCCGGACGCGCTCGCCGCGGTGCTGCTGCGGCGCCGACGACTGGTCGACGGCGACCGCCTCACCCCACCGGTGCGCCGGTCCGCCTGGCAGTGGCTGAAGCGACCACTGACCACCCAGGCCGGTCTCGGCGCGCTGCAGGCCGAGCTGATCCAGCGCGGCTTCCTGACCTCCGTCGACCTCTACCGGTACGCCGCGGGCCTCAACCCGCTGGCGCTGACCGGTTTCGGGCGCGACCTGCTCGCTCTGCTCGACCGGGAGTCCGGTGCGGACGCCCAGCACGTCCCCCTGTTCCGCGGCTTCCCGGAGAGCGTGCCCGGCAACACCGAGACCTTCTACGTCAACCGCGTCTTCGCCCGCCTCCTGCAGGAGCCCGAGCAGCCGTGCGTGCTGTGCGGCGAAGTCGGCAAGGTCCACCCGGTCTCACCGTGCGCGCACCTGGTCTGCCGGTCGTGCTGGGACGGCGCCGACTTCAGCGCCTGCCCGCTGTGCCTGCAGCGGATCGATCCGGACGACCCGTTCCTCGAGCCGGGCTTCGACGACGTACCGGCTGATCCCGTCGACGGGGACCGGCTTCGCCTGCTCGGTCTGGCGCCGCGTGATGCCGCCCAGCTCGCGGCGACCGATCTGCTCGCGCGCCGATCGCCCTTGTCCGTGGTCGATCGCGCCGACCTCGCCGTACTGCTGCAGGACGCCGACCCGACCTGGCTCCCGCCGGTCGTCCCGGTCCGCGAAACCCGTGCGGTCGTCGTCGCCCAACTGATGCAGCGGCACCCGTCGGTGGTCGACCTGATCGAGACCGCCACCGACGCCCTCCGCCTGCTCTACGTCCTGATGGACGCCGATCCAGGCCTCCGCACCCCACCCGTACGACGCCGCTCGCTGCCCCGCGCCGTCCGCCGGACGATCCTGGCCCGCCTCGATCACGTACCGCTGGAAGCCCTCGCCGACGACCTCCACCGCCACGAACGCGCGTGGAAACGCCTCGCCGAAAACCTCCACCCCTTCGAGCATGCGGCGCGCTACCCGTCGGCCGCGACGGCGTTCGCGCTGATCCGCCGGACGACGCTCGACCCGGCGACGCCGGCCCATCGCGCCGTCCTGGCCGAAGTCGCTCGGCATCCTTCGATCCGTCTGCAGAACACCCCGGCGGGTGTCCAGTTGGCGACCAACACCTTTGCCAGCAGGGTCGAGGGCGCCTTCGCGGCGGACCAGCCGGTTGCGGCGTTGGACCTGTTGCGCCAGCGCCCCGGCGAGCTCGTACGCCGGCTCGTCCACCTCGCGCGAGTGCTCCCGCCGGACGCGCACGGCGTACTGGTGGAGGCTCTCGGCACCGCCGTCTCCGACGTCTCGCCCGTCGTACTGACCGCCGCGCTCGGCCAGGTCCGCACGCCGCCAGGCGATCTCCGCCTCTTCTTCCCTCGCGGCGGCACCACCAAGGTCTGGACCACCGTCGACGAACGGGAGCCGCTCCCGGCCCCGCTCGCCGCGGCGCTGGCCGGCCTGCTGATCGCCGAACTGTTGCGCAGGGCAACAGCTTTGCCGCGGCTGCGCCGGGGCTTCCTGGACGAGGACCTGAGCCTGCTCGCCGCCCCCGGCAGTGAACGCGCGACCTCGTCGACGCTGCTGCGGATGACCCGGGGGAGCGCTCAGCCGATCCCGATCGACGACGAGCTGCGTCTCTTCCTGCACTGGCAGGAAGCGCCCGGCCAGCGCGTCGACCTCGACCTGTCCGTCGCGGTCTTCGACACCGACTGGGGCTTCGTCGGCCTCTGCGACTACACCCGCCTGCGCTTCGACCAGGACGCCCTGGTCCACTCCGGCGATCTCACCTCCGCGCCCGGCCCGCTCGGCGCGACCGAGTTCGTCGACCTCGATCTCACCGCCGTACGCCGGGTCGGCGGCCGGTACCTGTTGCCCGTCGTCTTCAGCTACAACAACATCCCCTTCGACCGTCTGCGGCGCGGCTTCGCCGGCGTCATGCGCCGCCCGTCCGGCCTGTTCGACCCGCTCGCCGTCGAGGACCGCTTCGACCTCTCCGGCCCGGCGAAGATCCTGATGCCGTTCGGCGTCGACCTGCACACCAAGGAACTGCGCTGGTACGACGTCAACCTCAGCGCCGCCGGGTACCGCCACAGCATCGCCAAGTACGCCGGCCAGCTCGCCCTGATGTCAGCCGCCCTCGAAGAGGTCCACGGCTCCGGCGACCGCGTCTCCCTCTGGGAGATCGCCTGCTGGCACGCGGCCGCGCGGACCGACGAGGTCGTGGTCCGCTGCGCCGACGGCTCCGTCGTCGGCTACGTCCGCACCCCCGACGAGGACACCACCACCTTCGCCCACCGCCTCACCACCCGCCGCGAGCCCGACCGCGTCTGGGACACCGACGCCGCCCAGCGCGCCGACTTCGTCGCCGTCATCACCGCCGACGACCTCACCCCACCCCCAGGCGCCACCGTCTACGCCCTCCACCCCCGTCTGCTCGACCCCACCACCCACAACCTGATCGCGGCCCCCACGCTGCTGTCCCCCCTGACCCCCGACACCCGAGCCCGGCTAGCCACCCACTGA
- a CDS encoding ATP-binding cassette domain-containing protein yields MPEPTTPEQPARPTSPTTPEQGTRPTSPTTPEQPARPTPPTTPAAARPHTSSFPAAATSPRATHPAAWAPTATGNNPLIKVTNLTRDYPRPRTSILKRAEVVHALKGVTLDVKPGERFGIVGESGCGKSTLLRIIAALDRPTTGKVVVDGKDITNLPERRLRFLRENLQLVFQDPMSSLDPRMRVRDIIAEPLVVQGHPASGARVKELLDAVGLSADAGDRFPHQFSGGQRQRISIARALAPNPKILIADEPVSALDVSVRAQVLNLISDLVDELDLTLVFVSHDLSVVKHVCDRVAVMHAGEIVETGTTGEVYAAPRAPYTRRLVAAIPTLPKALAGATPQDLIPKGARG; encoded by the coding sequence ATGCCTGAGCCCACCACTCCCGAACAACCGGCCCGTCCCACCTCACCCACCACTCCCGAACAAGGGACCCGCCCCACCTCACCCACCACTCCCGAACAACCGGCCCGTCCCACCCCACCCACCACCCCCGCTGCTGCCAGACCCCACACTTCTTCTTTCCCGGCCGCAGCGACCTCGCCCCGTGCAACCCATCCGGCCGCATGGGCACCTACAGCAACCGGCAACAACCCCCTCATCAAAGTCACCAACCTCACCCGCGACTACCCCCGCCCCCGCACCTCGATCCTCAAGCGCGCCGAGGTGGTCCACGCCCTCAAAGGCGTCACCCTCGACGTCAAACCCGGCGAACGCTTCGGCATCGTCGGCGAATCCGGCTGCGGAAAGTCCACCCTCCTCCGCATCATCGCCGCCCTCGACCGCCCGACCACCGGCAAGGTAGTTGTCGATGGCAAGGACATCACCAACCTCCCCGAACGCCGCCTCCGCTTCCTCCGCGAGAACCTCCAGCTCGTCTTCCAGGACCCGATGAGCTCCCTCGACCCCCGGATGCGCGTCCGCGACATCATCGCCGAACCACTGGTCGTCCAAGGCCACCCCGCCTCAGGCGCCCGAGTGAAAGAACTCCTCGACGCCGTAGGCCTGTCCGCCGACGCCGGCGACCGCTTCCCGCACCAGTTCTCCGGCGGCCAGCGCCAGCGCATCTCCATCGCCCGCGCCCTCGCACCCAACCCCAAGATCCTCATCGCCGACGAACCGGTCAGCGCCCTCGACGTCTCCGTCCGCGCCCAGGTCCTCAACCTGATCTCCGACCTCGTCGACGAACTCGACCTCACCCTCGTGTTCGTCTCCCACGACCTGTCCGTCGTCAAGCACGTCTGCGACCGCGTCGCCGTCATGCACGCCGGCGAAATCGTCGAGACCGGTACGACCGGCGAGGTGTACGCCGCCCCCCGCGCCCCCTATACCCGCCGCCTGGTCGCCGCCATCCCCACCCTCCCCAAAGCCCTCGCCGGCGCAACCCCCCAAGACCTCATCCCGAAGGGAGCCCGAGGATGA
- a CDS encoding type IV toxin-antitoxin system AbiEi family antitoxin domain-containing protein translates to MNGRLAVVAAARGGWFGRSDAIEAGYSDAEIAQRVRAGRWTRLCRGAYAEADAGVWSMPPWEREAWMHTRVAKAYFRRLNGRAVISHQSALVLHGLEISDLDLRRVHLTNLSGPGRSGRRVCQHVAEPPISAVVSIGEVQLTSGPRAVIETIHSTSYPVAVSVVDAALRERLATADELFESVRLFGRRRGVLAAARAVAFGDGLSESVGESRMRVLLADLGLPEPTLQAVITDRSGGFVARVDFLLAAYGVVVEFDGTGKYAGREALVAEKLREDRIRELGYEVVRATWSDLSSPTAFATRLHRAIDRATPSWSRY, encoded by the coding sequence GTGAACGGGAGACTTGCGGTGGTCGCCGCCGCGCGCGGTGGCTGGTTCGGGCGGAGCGACGCCATCGAGGCGGGGTATTCGGATGCGGAGATCGCCCAGCGCGTCCGCGCCGGCCGGTGGACGCGGCTCTGCCGCGGTGCGTACGCCGAGGCTGATGCCGGCGTGTGGTCGATGCCGCCGTGGGAGCGAGAGGCCTGGATGCACACCCGCGTCGCCAAGGCGTACTTTCGGCGCCTCAACGGTCGGGCGGTGATCAGCCATCAGTCCGCGCTGGTACTGCACGGGCTCGAGATCAGCGATCTGGATCTCCGCCGAGTTCATCTCACCAACCTGAGCGGACCCGGCCGTTCGGGACGGCGCGTCTGTCAGCACGTCGCCGAGCCGCCGATCAGCGCCGTCGTCTCGATCGGTGAGGTCCAGCTGACCTCAGGCCCGAGGGCCGTGATCGAGACCATCCACTCCACGTCGTACCCGGTCGCGGTGTCGGTGGTCGACGCCGCGCTGCGCGAACGCCTGGCCACCGCCGATGAACTGTTCGAGTCCGTCCGCCTCTTCGGCCGGCGACGCGGCGTGCTGGCAGCCGCGCGAGCGGTCGCCTTCGGGGACGGCCTCTCGGAGTCGGTCGGTGAGTCGAGGATGCGCGTCCTGCTGGCCGATCTCGGGCTGCCCGAACCGACCCTCCAGGCGGTCATCACCGACCGGTCCGGCGGGTTCGTCGCCCGCGTGGACTTCCTGCTCGCGGCGTACGGAGTCGTGGTGGAGTTCGACGGCACCGGCAAGTACGCCGGCCGAGAGGCGCTGGTCGCGGAGAAGCTCCGCGAGGACCGGATCCGCGAACTCGGCTACGAGGTCGTCCGCGCGACCTGGTCCGACCTGTCCAGTCCGACAGCCTTCGCCACCCGCCTCCACCGCGCCATCGACCGAGCCACCCCCTCCTGGTCCCGCTACTGA